The DNA window CGCGGCCGCCCGCGCGCCGGCACCCGTGGCAGCGGGTCGGGCCGGATCCGGAGTGGTCGTGACGCCCCGTCCGCTCGTCTGCTCCTTTGGGACTGCCGGACGCGCCACACCCGCCGCCCGGGCCGCCACCGGCCCGCTGGACGCGCCACGCGGCACCGGCCCGGCGCCGTCACCGTGCGGTACCGGCCCGGCGGACGCACCGCGCGGCACCGGCGCGCTCGCCGGACCAGGCGCGCCGCGCCCGACGCCGGGTGGACGGCCACCGGACGGCGTCGGATCGTCGGCGGGACGGCCGCCACCGACCGGGATGCCACCACTGCGCTCGGGGTCGCCGTGCGGGCCCGACGTGCCCGGACCCGCGGACGGCACACCGCCGCGGGCCGGACCGGCGCCGGTGCGGTCACCGTCCGGCGGTCCGCCGCGGCGGACCGGGCCACCACCGGCGCGGTCCACGCCGGCCGGCGCCCCGCCCGGGCGCACCGCGCCCCGGGGCGGACCCGACTGCGCGCTCCGGGCCGGTGGGACCGCTACTCCGGGCGGCTCGGCACGGTTGCCCGGTTCGGGCTGGTCGGGACGGACCGGGGGCACCGCCGCGCCGGCCCGGCCAGCCGGGCCGTGACCGGCGGGACGGGCGGCCGGCTCGTCCACCGGCGGACCGGCCGGCCGACGGGCGGCCGGCATGGCGGGGTCCGTGTGCGGCGTGCGACCGGCCTGCCGCAGCCAGTCCGCGGGGCGTTCCGGCCGTTGCGGGCGTGGTTCGCCGGCGTCGTCGGCGGCCCGGCGCCGGGTGCGGGCCGGGTCGGCGCCGGGGTCGCCGTCGCCGGACGCGGCGCGGCGGCCACGTCCGGACTCGCGGCGGGAGGGAGGCGGGCCCGCCGCGTCCACCGGGCCGCCGGAGACGGGCGCGGCCGCGCCGGGCAGGCCGGGGGCGTTCCCGCTGCGCGGCACGGCCGCCGGCCGGTCCGGCTCCGGGGCGGCTCGTCGGCCGGTGCCGGGGGCGGTTCGTCCGGCGGCGTCGACACCGCCGGGCGCGGAGCGGTGGCCACCGGCGGTCGGCACGTCGTCGGGGCGGGTCCGCCGCCCGCCGCCGGACACCGGCCGTACGCCGGACATGTCGTCGTCGGGCCGGGCCCGCCGGCCGACACCGGAGTCGTCGGACAGCGCGCGGCGTCCGGCGGTGGTGGGTCGACCCGCCGGACCGGCCCCCCCCGGGTGGACCTCGGGCGTCTCCGCGCCGTGCCGGCCGCGCGGGGTGGGCGGGGTCGCCACCGGGGCGTCGTCGCGGTCACCGGACGGCGCTCGGCCCCCGCCCGGTTCCACCGGCCCACGGTCGGGCCCGCGTCGTCCGGCTCCCGGACCGGCCGGCGACGTGCCCCGGAAACCGCCCGGGCGGCCCGGAAGCGGAGGTTGCTGGCCGGTCGGGCCGTCCGTGGGCGGCAGCCCAGCCGGCCGGGGCGGCTCGGCCAGGCCCGGCCAGGGCCCGTCGACGGGACGGCGCGGGCCGCCGTCCGGACCGGCCGGCCGGGCGAGTGGCACCGCGGACGCAGGCCCGTCCGGAGCCCGCCGGGCACCCGCCGCACGGTGGTCCGGTCGGCCACCGGGCGGCATCTCGGCGCCGGGTGGCCGACCGGGCACCGGCGGAATCTCGGCGCCGGGCCGACCGGGACCCGGGGGCGGCGCCACGCCGGGGCGGGCGCTCACCGGTGGCATCGCCGCGCCGGGGCGACCGGCGGTCCCGGGGTGCGGCCGGCCCGGAGCCTGCGGTGCGGCACCGGCCGGACCGGCGGCCGGCGGCGGACCGGAGCGGCCGGTCGCCGAGTGCGGCGTCCCCGGCCGGTCCGCTCCCGGGGACTGCGGTCCGGGACGCCCGGGGCCCGGGGCCTGCGCGCCCGGTCCCGCCGTCGTCGGAGAGTGTGGTCCGGGTCGCCCGGGGGCCGGCGGCGGGACGCCCGGCCCCGACGTCGTCGGGAGCTGCGGCCCCGGCCGGCCGCCGGCGGGCGGCTGCGCGCCCGGCCGGGCCGCACCCGGCACGGGCCCGCCAGGAGCCGCGGTGCGCGGCCCGGGACGGTCCGGCGGCAGGGTCGGCCCACCAGCGACCGGTGGCGCACCCGGGCCGGGCGGACCCGACGGAGCGGCGCCGGACCGGGCCGGGCCGGGCGGGAAGGCGCCCCCGGGTCGCGGTGCCGGAGCGCCCGGCGCGTCGGCGGCCGGCCCGGGCCCCTCCGGGCCGAGCCCGCCACGCTGTTGCTTGGCCGTACGCAGGTCGTCGATCCAGCCGAACTCCTCGCCGGCCGGCGCCTGCTCCGGCTCGGCCTCGGCCCGGCCGCGTCCCCACCGGCGGCCCCTGGCCTTCGGATCGCGCCGCTCGTCGGGGCCGTCCGCCGGCCGCTCCGGACCACGCGCCATCACTACTGACCCCCCTCGGTGGCGTCGCCGCCGCCCTCGCTCGCCCCGCCGACCTGCTCGGTGCCGCCCACCCGGACCCCGTTCGCGGCTGCCGGCGCGCCGGCCTCCCCCCGCGTCACCGGTGCCGGCAGCCCCCGCACGATCCGGCGCAGCACCGGCAACCGGGTGGCCACCGCCCGCTCCGCGCCGTGCCCGCTGGGCCGGTAGTAGTCCGTCCCGACGAGATCGTCCGGAGCGTACTGCTGGGTGACCACCCCCCGGTGGTCGTCGTGCGGGTAGCGGTAGCCCGCCCCGTGCCCGAGCCCACGTGCCCCGGCGTAGTGGGCGTCGCGCAGCCCGCGCGGCACCGGGCCGCCGCGACCGGCGCGTACGTCGGCGACGGCCGCGCCGATGGCGCTGGTGGCCGAGTTCGACTTCGGGGCGGTGGCGAGATGGATGGCCGCCTGGGCCAGGTTGAGCTGCGCCTCGGGCAGGCCCACGTATTCCACCGCGTGCGCCGCGGCGGTGGCCACGGTCAGCGCGGTCGGATCGGCCATGCCGACGTCCTCGCTGGCGAAGATCACCATCCGGCGGGCGATGAACCGGGCGTCCTCGCCGGCCACCAGCATCCGGGCCAGCCAGTGCAGCGCGGCGTCCACGTCCGAACCACGCATGCTCTTGATGAAGGCGCTGGTGACGTCGTAGTGCGCGTCGCCGTCGCGGTCGTAGCGCACGGCCGCCACGTCGACCGCCTGCTCGGCGACGGCCAGGTCGATGCGGTCGGCGCCCGTGGCGGTCGCGGTGGCCGCCGCCGCCTCCAGCGCGGTGAGCGCCTTACGGACGTCGCCGCCGGCGAGCCGGACCAGATGGTCCTCCGCCTCCTCGGCGAGGAGCAGCGTGCCGCCGAGCCCTCGCTCGTCGGCCACCGCGCGGCGGAGCAGCCCGCGTACGGCGTCGTCGCCGAGTGCCTGGAGGGTCAGCAGCACGCAGCGGGACAGCAGCGGCGAGATGACCGAGAAGTAGGGGTTCTCCGTGGTCGCCGCGAGCAGGGTCACCGTGCGGTCCTCGACGGCGGCGAGCAGGGAGTCCTGCTGGGTCTTGCTGAACCGGTGCACCTCGTCGATGAAGAGCACGGTCGGCGGGCCACCGGAGCGGCGCTGCCGCCGCGCGGTCTCGATGACGGCCCGGACGTCCTTCACCCCGGCGGTCAGCGCGGACATCGCCACGAAGCGCCGGTCGGTGGCGCGTGCCACCAGGTGGGCGATGGTGGTCTTGCCGCTGCCGGGTGGCCCCCAGAGGATGACCGACATCGGCGTCGCGCCCTCGACCAGCTGGCGCAGCGGCGCGCCGGGGGCGAGCAGATGGTCCTGCCCGACCAGCTCGTCGATGCCGGCCGGACGCATCCGGACCGGAAGCGGCGAATCCGCCCGAGCGGCGGTGAACCCGTCGACGCCGCCGGAGGCCGCGGGCGCGCCGGCGGGCTCGCCGAGGGTGAAGAGGGCGTCGGATTCCATCACGAGAACAGTACCGGGCCGGACCGGCGGCGCCGGAATCACGCCGCCGACCCGACCCGGGTGGTCGTTTCCGGTCAGCCGCGGCCCGGACGGCGGCCCCGGTACCAGCGGCCGCCACCGCCGCCGCGCGGGCCGGAGCCGACCCCGGCGAGGTAGAGCGAGAGCAGCAGGAAGCCGATCAGCATGAGGGTCGAGGTGCTGAACAGATCCGGGGCGCCGAGGTCGGTGTTCATGAAGTCGAGCAGCAGCGCGAAGCCGAACACGATGGCCGCGAGAATGGCGAGCATGTCGTTCCTCCGGTGGGGGTTCCCAGTAGGTCGGCGACGGATGTACCCGATCGGTCTGTTCGTCAATCTCCACCGTGGAACCGGTCGGCGGCGAGAATCGCGTACCGGGCCGAGTCCCGCCAGACGCCGCGGACCAGCAGGTGGTCCCGGCTCACCCCCTCCGGTCGCAACCCGGCCTTTTCCAACACCCGGCGGGAGGCGACGTTGTCGGGTCGCGTGGTGGCCTCCACCCGGTGCAGCCCCACCTGCGTGAACGCGAGATCTAGGAGCAGCCGGGTGATCTCCGTGCCGAGGCCGGCACCCCAGCTCGCGGTCCGCACGGCATAGCCGATCTCACCGCGCCGGTGCTCGACCGAGGTCACGGCGAGCCCGCCGAGGCCGACCAGCCGGTCGCCGTCGACCGCGGCCAGCCGGTACTCCGGACGCGGCTCTGCGGCGGCCGCCTCCCGCCACGCCGCCAACGCGGCGCGGACCGCCTCCGGGGTGGGCGTCTCGTCGTCCAGCAAGCCGTCGGCCACGGCGGGCTCGGTCAGGAACGCGTGCAGGACGGGCGCGTCCGCGGCGGTCCATTCGCGCAGTGCGCACCGGGGCCCGGGCAGGTGGACCGGGCGGACGGAGCGGATCGGTGTCATGACTGGTCCTCTCGTAGGCTGGCGGCATGATCACTGCCGACCCGGTGCTGACCGGGCGGGAGGCGTTGCTCGCGGCGGCCGGCCATCACCCGTACGCCCGGCACGCGCTCCGGCGCGACGACGAGGTCGCGCGGGGCTGGCGGCGCGACGGTGCGGTGGGTTGGCTGCTCCCTCCGGGTGAGTGGTCGGCCGGCGGCGCGGTCGGTCCGCCTGCGGCGCCGACCGCAGCCGGGGGGACATCGGCTTCCTGGCCGGGCTGGCCGTAGCGCCGGGGCATCGCGGCAGAGGGCTGGGCGCCGCGCTGACCGCCGGCATGACCCGTGCCCTGTTCGCCCGGTACGACCACGTGGCGCTGGGCGTCTACCCGGTCAACGTCGGCGCGATCCGGCTCTACCGCCGGCTCGGCTTCACCGGCACCGCGCCGCGAGTCACCGTCCGCCTCGGCTGAGCGCCGCCCGGCCACGCGCCGGAGGCCCGGCCGCTCCTGGCTCCGAGGTTGGGGACTCAGCGGCGTGCGACGGGCACTGGTTGGCGGCGTGGCGGGGGCCCGGCGGGTGGCGCAAGCCGGCCGCTCGACGGAGGTCGCCGGGTAGGCGTCCGGGTCACTACGAACTTGATGGCGTGGGTGGATCAGCGGCCCGTGCCCCGGTGTCCGGCGTGACTCGCCCACGTCATCACGTTTGTCGGCACCGGCGACCCTGTCGCCCGGGTGCCGGGTGACGTGCCATCCATCAGGTGGACGGGTCCGCCGCACCGGCACCGGCGGATCGCGCCGCCACCGGGACCGCCACCGGGCCGGGGCCGGTGAGGCTCCCGTCGGGACCGGTCGCGAGGACCGGGTCGGTTTCGGACCGCGCCGCATCGGACCGCGCCGCGGCCCGGTTGGCGCGCCAGGCCGGCAGGTAGAGCGGCGCGGCCACGGCCAGCATCCCGGCGCCGACCAGCATGGCGATGCCGACGCTGGTGGCGTCCGCCAGTGCGGTCAGCACCACCGCGCCGAGCGCCCCGGCCGGCTGGCCCATCATCGAGTTCAGTGACAGCACGCTGGTTCGGTACGGCCCGTCGACCTGCCGGTGCAGCAGCCCCATGTGCAGCGGGTTCGACGCGCCGTGCACGGCGTAGCAGGCCAGGTAGGCGATCAGCACGCCGATCGGGCCGGCGAGCAGGCCCATGCCGACCACTGTCACGCCCTGGAGCACCCGCATCAGCGCGGCGGCCGGCGCGGCGCCCAGCCGGCGCAGCAGGAACGGCGTCAGCGCGGCGCCGGCCGCGTTGGCCAGCCAGGCGGCGGTGCCGGCGGGGCCGAGCAGGGTCGCCGCCCGGTCGGCGTCACCGACGACCTCGGAGAGTCGCACCGGCAGCAGCGACTCGAAGGTGACCATGCCGAAGCCCCAGAACAGCTCGACCGAGACCAGCGCCAGCAGCACCCGGTTGCGGCGGAGCAGGCCGACGGCCTGGCCGACAATCCGGGGCGCCTCCACCACCGAGGCGCGCAGCGCGGCCGGGCCCGAGGCGGGCCGCTGCTCGGTCATGAGCAGCAGCAGCGCCACGATCGAGACTCCCTGGAGCACGGCGGCGACGAGCACCGGCAGGGTCAGCGCGCTGACCGGGCCGACCGGGCCGAGCGCGACCAGGCCGCCGCCGAGCAGCGCGCCGGTGCCGATGGCGACCCCGACGACGGTGCCGGCCCAGCCCAGGCCCCGCTCGTACTCGGCGTCCGGGTCGGCCGCCAGGGTGGCGTCGACGTACCAGGACTCCAGCGGGCCGCTGTCGAGCGCCCGGTAGACGCCCTGCAACGCCCAGACCAGGAAGAACATCCAGAACGAGTCGGCCACCGCCATCAGCGCCAGGGAGACGAGCGCGACCGCCCAGGCCACCAGCAGCACCGGCTTGCGGCCGAGCGCGTCGGCGAGCCCGCCGGTGGGCAGCTCCAGCGCCAGCACCACCAGGCCCTGCGCGGTGGCGACCAGGCCGATCTGCGACAGCGACAGCCCGCGCTCCTGCAGCAGCAGGATCATCACGGTCATCAGCAGGCCGCCGGGCAGCCAGCGCAGGCCGTAGAGCGTGAGGTAACGGAACCGGACCTGGCGTACGGACAGGGCGCTCACGGCTTCTCCTCGGCGGGTGGCAGGACCGGGCTCAGCGGGAAGGCGGCGAGGTAGAGCTGCACCAGCTCGCCGTCGGGGTCGTCGGGGTCGGTCTCGTCGCGGTGGCGTTCGAAGAGCGCGAACACCTCCGCCTTGATCGCCTCCAGGCGGGTGGCCGGGATGCGCATGAAGAAGTCGCCCATGCCGAACGCGTCGCGCCAGGCCGGAGACCACTCGTGCCGCCGGGCCGCCCACCGTTCGGCGTGGTGGCTGAAGAAGCGGATGTAGTCCGCCTCGATCCACTCGATGGCGGCACGGGCGTCCGGGTCGTCGTCGTAGTCGCTGGCCTCCCACTGGGTGACCTCGTGCGCGGCGCGCCAGTAGCGCTGCCGGCCGGTGCCCAGGTCGGGGTCCTCGACCACCATGCCGACCTCGGCGAGCTGGCGCAGGTGGTAGCTGGTCGCGCCGGTGTTGGTGTCGAGCAGCTCGGCCAGCCGGGTGGCGGTGGACGGCCCGTTCACCCGCAGCGCGCCGACCAGGCGCATCCGCAGCGGATGCGCCAGCACCCGCACCTGCTGGTGGTCGAGGCGGACGCGGCGCGGCTCGGGACGGGTCGGTTCACTCTCCATGCAATGCACAATATCTGTGCACAGTTGCTGTGCACAAGACCCGTGCAAAGAAACTGTGCAACCGGTGAGGCTCAGCCGAACAGTTCGGCGACGCCGCGCAGGCGGGTCCGGAGCAGGCTTGCCGCGCGGGCGGAGTCGAGGCGTACCTCGACGGGACGGTGCAGGCCCGCGGCGACCGTGGTGGTGGTGTGCAGCCCGGCCGGGTCGACGCCGAGCCGGCGGGCCAGCAGCCGCCCGACGTCGGCGCGGCTGGCCTCGTCCGGACCGGCCACGTTGAGCGGGCCGGCCAGGTCGGTCGGCAGCAGCTCCAGCACCGCCGCGGCCAGGTCGGTGACGTCGACCGGGCAGCGGATCTCGTCACTGAACAAGGTGGCCCGGCCGACGAGCGCGTCCCGGCAGCGCTGGATCTGCCTGCTGCCCTCCCCCAGGATCAGCGAGGTCCGCACCAGCAGGGCTGCCGGATCGACCGCCCGCACCGCCGTCTCGGCCGCCGCCTTCGCCGCCCCGTACGGATACACCGGCGTGGGCGCCTCGGCGTCGGCGTACGGCTCGGGACGCCCGGCGTGCACCGCGTCGCTGGACAGGTGCACCAGCCGCGCGCCCACCCCGGCGGCGGCGGACGCCACGTGGCCCGCCCCGTCGGCGGTGACCGCCCAGTCGTCGAAGCGGTACGGGGTGCTGACCACGGCGTCGGGGCGTACCCCGGTCAGCAGCGCGCGCACGGCGGCGCGGTCGGTCACGTCGAGCCGGCGCGACGCGACGCCCGGCACCGCGACGGCGACCGAGTGGTAGGTGCCGACCACCCGGTGCCCGGCGGCGACCGCCTGCCGGCACACCTCCGCGCCGAGAAAACCGCTGGCACCCACCACGAGCAGGTTCATTCCGTCCCCCCTGATGATCGAAAAGGCCCGCGTCATCATGACGCGGGCCCTTCGGCGACGCGAGGATCAGGTCGGGTCGGCCACCGGCGCGGCCGGACCGGCGGTGCCGGCGTGCGGCGCGGCCGGCGCCTTCGGCTTGGCGTCGATGCCCGCCTCCGCGCGCTGCTGCCCGGTGATCGGCGTCGGCGCGCCGGTCAGCGGGTCGAAGCCGCCGCGCGTCTTCGGGAACGCGATCACCTCGCGGATCGAGTCCGCGCCGGCCAGCAGCATGCACACCCGGTCCCAGCCGAACGCGATGCCGCCGTGCGGCGGGGCGCCGTACTTGAACGCCTCCAGCAGGAAGCCGAACTTGTCCTGCGCCTCGTCCGGGGTGATGCCGAGCAGGTCGAACACCCGCTGCTGCACGTCGCCCCGGTGGATACGGATCGAGCCGCCGCCGATCTCGTTGCCGTTGCAGACAATGTCGTACGCGTAGGCCAGCGCCCGGTCCGGCGCCTCCTCGAACCGGTCCACCCACTCCGCGTTCGGCGAGGTGAACGGGTGGTGCACGGCGGTCCAGCCGCCCTCGTCGGTCCGCTCGAACATCGGCGCGTCGACCACCCAGCAGAACGCCCAGGCGCTCTCGTCGACCAGCCCGGCCCGCTTGGCGATCTCGATCCGGGCCGCGCCGAGCAACTCCTGCGCCTCCCGGGTGTTCGTGCTCGCGGCGAAGAAGACCGCGTCGCCGGGCTTCGCGCCGACCGCGTCGGCCAGCCCGCCCAGGTGCTCCTCGGACAGGTTCTTCGCCACCGGCCCGCGCGCCTCGCCGGTCTCCGCGTCGAGCACCACGTACGCCAGGCCGCGCGCGCCGCGCGCCTTGGCCCAGTCCTGCCAGCCGTCCAACTCCTTGCGGGTCTGGCTCGCGCCGCCCGGAATGACCACCGCGCCGACGTAGCCGCCCGCGTCGATCGCGCCGGCGAACACCCGGAACGCGGTCCCGCGCAGGTAGTCGGTCAGCTCGGTCAGCTCCACGCCGTAGCGCAGGTCCGGCTTGTCGGAGCCGTAGCGGGCCATCGCGTCGTGCCAGGTGATCCGCGGGATCGGCCGGCTGATCTCGTGCCCGGCCAGGTCCTTCCAGAGCGACGCGACGATCGCCTCGCCGAGGTCGATCACGTCGTCCTCGGTGACGAACGACATCTCGATGTCGAGCTGGGTGAACTCCGGCTGCCGGTCGGCGCGGAAGTCCTCGTCCCGGTAGCAGCGGGCGATCTGGTAGTAGCGCTCCATCCCGCCGACCATGAGAAGCTGCTTGAACAGCTGCGGCGACTGCGGCAGCGCGTACCAACTGCCGGGCTGCAAACGCACCGGGACCAGGAAGTCGCGCGCGCCCTCCGGGGTGGAGCGGGTCAGCGTCGGCGTCTCGATCTCCAGGAAGTCCCGCTCGTGCAGCACGGCGCGGGCGAGCTGGTTGGCCTTCGAGCGCAGCCGCATCGCCTTCGCCGGGCCGCCCCGGCGCAGGTCCAGGTAGCGGTACTTGAGCCGGATGTCGTCGCCGGCCTCGACCTGGTCGTCCACCGGCAGCGGCAGCGGCGCGGCCTCGGAGAGCACCTCCAGCGCGGCGGCGGTCACCTCGACCTCGCCGGTCGGCAGCTCGGGGTTCTCGTTGCCGCCGGGGCGGCGGGTCACCTCGCCGGTGACCTTGACGCAGAACTCGTTGCGCAGCGCGTGCGCGTCCTCCTCGCGGAAGACCACCTGCACGACGCCGGAGGCGTCGCGCAGGTCGACGAAGATGACACCGCCGTGGTCGCGCCGGCGGGCCACCCACCCGGCGAGCGTCACCGTCGAGCCGGCGTCCGCGGCGCGCAGGCTTCCGGCATTGTGGGTACGGATCACGGCTGGCGACTCCTCATCTGGTCCACGACTGCTCCGGAGCATTCTGTCAGGGCGGGCCGGTCGGCTCCCCGGCACCCGTCGAGGCGTACCCGTCGGGCGGCCCGTACACGCGGAACGGGCCGCCGGTCGCCCGGCGGCCCGTTCGTGGGGTGCAGATCAGTAGACGCTCACGCCGTAGACGCTGAGCGGCTCGGTGACGGGCTGGAAGTAGGTGGTGCCCCCGGAGGAGCAGTTGCCGCTGCCGCCGGAGGTGAGGCCGAGCGCGGTGCTGCCGGCGAAGAGCGAGCCGCCGCTGTCGCCACCCTCGGCGCAGACGTTGGTGCGGATCAGGCCGGAGACGCTGCCCTCGGCGTAGTTGACCGTCGCGTTGGTGGCCGAGACGGTGCCGCTGCGCAGGCCGGTGGTGCTGCCGGAACGCCGGACCGACTGGCCGACGTAGGCGTTGCCGGCGGTGGTGATGTCCTGGTAGCTGCCGTTGTAGAGGTAGACGTTGCCGGGGTGGGACACGCTGCTGGTGTAGCGCACGATGCCGTAGTCGTTGCCCGGGAAGCTGGTGCCGGCCCGGCTGCCCAGCACGGAGGTCTGGCCGGAGTTCGAGTACCAGGTCGAGCCGAGGTTGGTGCAGTGCCCGGCGGTGAGGAAGTAGTAGGTCGAGCCGCTGCGCACGTTGAAGCCGAGCGAGCAGCGGTAGCCACCGGTGTAGATGGCCTGGCCACCGGAGATCCGGGTGGTCAGCGTGCCGGCCTCGGCCTCGATGCGGACCGCGCCACCGGTGCGGGCGGCCGCGGCCTTGACGCGCTCCAGCTTGGCGCCGGTGACGGTGCTGTCGACGGAGACGACGACCTGGTTGGTCGTCGCGTCGGTCCACCAGGCGGTGCCCGGAATCTTGGCGGAGCGCTCCAGCTCGCTGGTGGCGGCCCTGAGCTGGTTGGCGCCGCGGGTGACGAGCTTCGGAACGGCGCCGGCGGCGTGCACCTGGCGGGCGGCCGCGGCGTCGGTCACCGTGACGACCATCTTGCCGCTGGCGTCGGCGTACGTGCCGGCCGCGCGGTCGCCGAGCTTGGCGACGAGGCCGGCGGCGGCGTCGGGTGAGGCGGGCGACGGGGCCGCCTGGGCGGGTGCGCCGAGCAGGGAACCGGAGACCAGGGTGCCGGCGACGGCGATGGCGGCGGCGCGACGGAGCGTGGACCTCGTGGGTCGCATGTAACAACCTCCGAATGGGGGTGAACGGGCGCTGTCATGGGGGAACGCCCGAGGACAACCCGGTCGACCTGGGGAAACCGTCCGGGCTGACCAAAGTATTCACATATTTAAGATCGTAAGCAAGACATGTGTTTGCCCGGATTCACACCGCCACCGGATGTAACACCCGAGCAACAAGATCGTCACCGGGTGTCAGAGCCGTCGCGGCCCCGTTCAGGCGCGGCGGCGGGCCCCCGGGCCGGGGCGCGGCACCACGTGGCGCGGTTGTGTCACCTCGTGCCCCTCGGCGCAGCGCAGCACCACCCGTACCTCGCCACCGCAGTCGCGGTGCGCCACGGTCAACGGGGCGCCCTCCGGGTCGGCGAGATGGCGGTCGCCCCAGCCGAGCAGCGCGACGAGCACCGGCCACAGGTCCAGGCCCATCTCGGTCAGCCGGTATTCGTGCCGCTCCCGGCTGCCCGGCTCCCGGTACGGCTCCCGTCGCAACACCCCGCGCTCCACCAGCATCGACAGCCGGTTGGTCAGCACCTGGCGCGGGACGCCGGTGCGTACCCGCATGTCGTCGAAGCGGCGCACGCCGCTGAACACCTCGCGGAGCACGACCACGGTCCACCGCTCGCCGAGGATCTCCATGGCGCGCGCGATGGTGCAGTTCTCCACCGACCAGTCCAGTGCCGCGGGTCTCATGCCGACCAGGCTAGGTCTGATTGACAGACTCAGCAACGCGCTGCGAGGCTGAGTCCATGACAGAGACGCAGGAGCGCAGCCGCACGTTCACCTGGTCCGACCCGGTCGCCGGCGCCGCCCACGTGGGCCGGCGGGGCGGCCTGGAGCTGATGCGCGCGATGATCGCGGGCGAGCTGGCCGCCCCGCCGATCACCAGCCTCATCGACATCGCCCGGATGGAGGCCGACGAGGGCCGCGTCGTCGTCGAACTGCTGCCGCAGGAGTTCCACTACAACCCGCTCGGCACGGTGCACGGCGGCGTGCTCTCCACACTGCTG is part of the Micromonospora sp. WMMD980 genome and encodes:
- a CDS encoding replication-associated recombination protein A — protein: MESDALFTLGEPAGAPAASGGVDGFTAARADSPLPVRMRPAGIDELVGQDHLLAPGAPLRQLVEGATPMSVILWGPPGSGKTTIAHLVARATDRRFVAMSALTAGVKDVRAVIETARRQRRSGGPPTVLFIDEVHRFSKTQQDSLLAAVEDRTVTLLAATTENPYFSVISPLLSRCVLLTLQALGDDAVRGLLRRAVADERGLGGTLLLAEEAEDHLVRLAGGDVRKALTALEAAAATATATGADRIDLAVAEQAVDVAAVRYDRDGDAHYDVTSAFIKSMRGSDVDAALHWLARMLVAGEDARFIARRMVIFASEDVGMADPTALTVATAAAHAVEYVGLPEAQLNLAQAAIHLATAPKSNSATSAIGAAVADVRAGRGGPVPRGLRDAHYAGARGLGHGAGYRYPHDDHRGVVTQQYAPDDLVGTDYYRPSGHGAERAVATRLPVLRRIVRGLPAPVTRGEAGAPAAANGVRVGGTEQVGGASEGGGDATEGGQ
- a CDS encoding GNAT family protein; this encodes MTPIRSVRPVHLPGPRCALREWTAADAPVLHAFLTEPAVADGLLDDETPTPEAVRAALAAWREAAAAEPRPEYRLAAVDGDRLVGLGGLAVTSVEHRRGEIGYAVRTASWGAGLGTEITRLLLDLAFTQVGLHRVEATTRPDNVASRRVLEKAGLRPEGVSRDHLLVRGVWRDSARYAILAADRFHGGD
- a CDS encoding GNAT family N-acetyltransferase, with the translated sequence MVGRRRGRSACGADRSRGDIGFLAGLAVAPGHRGRGLGAALTAGMTRALFARYDHVALGVYPVNVGAIRLYRRLGFTGTAPRVTVRLG
- a CDS encoding MFS transporter: MSALSVRQVRFRYLTLYGLRWLPGGLLMTVMILLLQERGLSLSQIGLVATAQGLVVLALELPTGGLADALGRKPVLLVAWAVALVSLALMAVADSFWMFFLVWALQGVYRALDSGPLESWYVDATLAADPDAEYERGLGWAGTVVGVAIGTGALLGGGLVALGPVGPVSALTLPVLVAAVLQGVSIVALLLLMTEQRPASGPAALRASVVEAPRIVGQAVGLLRRNRVLLALVSVELFWGFGMVTFESLLPVRLSEVVGDADRAATLLGPAGTAAWLANAAGAALTPFLLRRLGAAPAAALMRVLQGVTVVGMGLLAGPIGVLIAYLACYAVHGASNPLHMGLLHRQVDGPYRTSVLSLNSMMGQPAGALGAVVLTALADATSVGIAMLVGAGMLAVAAPLYLPAWRANRAAARSDAARSETDPVLATGPDGSLTGPGPVAVPVAARSAGAGAADPST
- a CDS encoding helix-turn-helix domain-containing protein, with the translated sequence MESEPTRPEPRRVRLDHQQVRVLAHPLRMRLVGALRVNGPSTATRLAELLDTNTGATSYHLRQLAEVGMVVEDPDLGTGRQRYWRAAHEVTQWEASDYDDDPDARAAIEWIEADYIRFFSHHAERWAARRHEWSPAWRDAFGMGDFFMRIPATRLEAIKAEVFALFERHRDETDPDDPDGELVQLYLAAFPLSPVLPPAEEKP
- a CDS encoding sugar nucleotide-binding protein, whose translation is MNLLVVGASGFLGAEVCRQAVAAGHRVVGTYHSVAVAVPGVASRRLDVTDRAAVRALLTGVRPDAVVSTPYRFDDWAVTADGAGHVASAAAGVGARLVHLSSDAVHAGRPEPYADAEAPTPVYPYGAAKAAAETAVRAVDPAALLVRTSLILGEGSRQIQRCRDALVGRATLFSDEIRCPVDVTDLAAAVLELLPTDLAGPLNVAGPDEASRADVGRLLARRLGVDPAGLHTTTTVAAGLHRPVEVRLDSARAASLLRTRLRGVAELFG
- the aspS gene encoding aspartate--tRNA ligase, which gives rise to MIRTHNAGSLRAADAGSTVTLAGWVARRRDHGGVIFVDLRDASGVVQVVFREEDAHALRNEFCVKVTGEVTRRPGGNENPELPTGEVEVTAAALEVLSEAAPLPLPVDDQVEAGDDIRLKYRYLDLRRGGPAKAMRLRSKANQLARAVLHERDFLEIETPTLTRSTPEGARDFLVPVRLQPGSWYALPQSPQLFKQLLMVGGMERYYQIARCYRDEDFRADRQPEFTQLDIEMSFVTEDDVIDLGEAIVASLWKDLAGHEISRPIPRITWHDAMARYGSDKPDLRYGVELTELTDYLRGTAFRVFAGAIDAGGYVGAVVIPGGASQTRKELDGWQDWAKARGARGLAYVVLDAETGEARGPVAKNLSEEHLGGLADAVGAKPGDAVFFAASTNTREAQELLGAARIEIAKRAGLVDESAWAFCWVVDAPMFERTDEGGWTAVHHPFTSPNAEWVDRFEEAPDRALAYAYDIVCNGNEIGGGSIRIHRGDVQQRVFDLLGITPDEAQDKFGFLLEAFKYGAPPHGGIAFGWDRVCMLLAGADSIREVIAFPKTRGGFDPLTGAPTPITGQQRAEAGIDAKPKAPAAPHAGTAGPAAPVADPT
- a CDS encoding S1 family peptidase translates to MRPTRSTLRRAAAIAVAGTLVSGSLLGAPAQAAPSPASPDAAAGLVAKLGDRAAGTYADASGKMVVTVTDAAAARQVHAAGAVPKLVTRGANQLRAATSELERSAKIPGTAWWTDATTNQVVVSVDSTVTGAKLERVKAAAARTGGAVRIEAEAGTLTTRISGGQAIYTGGYRCSLGFNVRSGSTYYFLTAGHCTNLGSTWYSNSGQTSVLGSRAGTSFPGNDYGIVRYTSSVSHPGNVYLYNGSYQDITTAGNAYVGQSVRRSGSTTGLRSGTVSATNATVNYAEGSVSGLIRTNVCAEGGDSGGSLFAGSTALGLTSGGSGNCSSGGTTYFQPVTEPLSVYGVSVY
- a CDS encoding helix-turn-helix domain-containing protein; the encoded protein is MRPAALDWSVENCTIARAMEILGERWTVVVLREVFSGVRRFDDMRVRTGVPRQVLTNRLSMLVERGVLRREPYREPGSRERHEYRLTEMGLDLWPVLVALLGWGDRHLADPEGAPLTVAHRDCGGEVRVVLRCAEGHEVTQPRHVVPRPGPGARRRA
- a CDS encoding PaaI family thioesterase, yielding MTETQERSRTFTWSDPVAGAAHVGRRGGLELMRAMIAGELAAPPITSLIDIARMEADEGRVVVELLPQEFHYNPLGTVHGGVLSTLLDTAAGCAVHTTLPAGVGYTSLDLNVKFLRPVTVASGTLRCEGTVLQRGRRTALAEARLTDPMNRLVAHATSSCLLFPLTPPA